A portion of the Corynebacterium occultum genome contains these proteins:
- a CDS encoding ABC transporter permease, with protein sequence MLKLALAQLRRRTLRYLSLFFSIFAAVAITVATAAITSSLTQSVNQMYAQPYAASDVVVTLSSTDRPTVDAIIGAFAQEPAIGDIAFDQSASAAVEVSDSLYDSGYLQAISEGPQQWRTISEGRLPLGPGEVMSTDPAVQVGTQLQIRPGQSSNRATVVVVGKAEPAPHEEARGLNLWLADPQAMAEWFPDTIRGEIRIAGAGLGDSPEQLAATVESTLLSVDRAKGTVATSKVHGDRLAAEFLGDRSAYFMLLGAFLAVVAVVAALVIFSSYLVIASKRQREYALLRAIGGGSGQLTFSVILEAVLLSVLGCVLGVPTGYFLAGFAIENANAIGVDVPIVEVVLEPAAYLIIGIAAVLLTVAAALPASRRVLRSPVVASLQARGSTSANLLARTLLILIGVGLIFCGRYGTTLLDTTTATETVVVAVGSAGLAVMGVVLLVAGLLPWLLSLLSVPLQKLSAHLGLAASFAGRQTLRSASLVAILVAATALVSAVLTGQERIGTAIGERSAGESTADVVVTGVGETLSQPLVDQLQELEGVAAVAAPPAVTVTANQGRSDNAFALSKEDAEAVIRQQSTGIRVAGPNELILGEHSDLRSELVEGSVTSIEVFGNPYEVTVLYDDGLRTMIDADIAWDAQEKVAIQRGVPVEQAPELPMPLALLRMEGAADQASDSAALNELRDFLAGQGQQVALAEEFSARSNAEELAFRMLTISTLLMLVSLIIAAVGIANTVALSVRDRARDRAILNSVGVTPLGQQAALGLELLLLSAPAALIGSLVGSAFGSWIAAAVVDGQQRFVWQPATEQLPLIIVAAVVLTMVIGALTQATAGRSRSNSPTDL encoded by the coding sequence CGTCGACGTACCCTCCGATATCTCTCCCTCTTCTTCAGCATCTTCGCCGCCGTGGCCATCACTGTCGCCACCGCCGCCATCACCTCCTCACTGACTCAATCGGTGAATCAGATGTACGCCCAGCCCTATGCGGCCAGCGATGTGGTGGTTACCCTGTCCAGCACCGACCGCCCCACCGTGGACGCGATCATCGGTGCCTTCGCGCAGGAACCCGCCATCGGCGACATTGCCTTTGATCAGTCCGCCAGTGCCGCAGTCGAGGTCTCCGACTCGCTCTATGACAGCGGTTATCTGCAGGCCATCTCCGAGGGGCCACAACAATGGCGCACCATCTCCGAAGGGCGCCTGCCGCTGGGCCCGGGCGAGGTGATGAGCACCGACCCTGCGGTGCAGGTGGGTACCCAGCTGCAGATCCGGCCCGGGCAGAGCAGTAACCGGGCCACCGTAGTCGTCGTCGGCAAGGCGGAACCCGCGCCCCATGAGGAGGCGCGGGGCCTTAATCTCTGGTTGGCTGACCCCCAGGCCATGGCGGAATGGTTCCCGGACACCATCCGCGGTGAGATACGCATCGCCGGTGCCGGACTGGGCGACAGTCCGGAGCAGCTGGCGGCAACGGTTGAGAGCACCCTGCTCAGTGTTGACCGGGCGAAGGGAACCGTGGCCACCTCCAAGGTGCACGGGGACCGCCTCGCCGCCGAATTCCTCGGTGACCGGAGCGCCTACTTCATGCTGCTGGGAGCTTTCCTGGCCGTGGTGGCGGTGGTCGCAGCCTTGGTCATCTTCTCCTCCTACCTGGTGATCGCCTCCAAGCGGCAGCGCGAATACGCCCTGCTTCGTGCCATCGGTGGCGGCAGTGGACAGTTGACCTTCTCGGTGATCCTGGAAGCGGTGCTGCTGTCTGTCCTCGGTTGCGTACTCGGTGTGCCCACCGGATACTTCCTGGCTGGTTTCGCCATCGAGAACGCCAACGCCATCGGGGTGGACGTTCCCATCGTGGAGGTGGTGTTGGAGCCGGCCGCCTACCTGATCATCGGTATTGCAGCGGTGCTGCTGACGGTGGCTGCCGCCTTGCCGGCCTCCCGGCGGGTGCTGCGCAGCCCGGTGGTGGCCTCCCTGCAGGCCAGGGGTTCCACATCAGCGAATCTGCTGGCGAGGACCCTGCTGATCCTCATCGGTGTCGGACTGATCTTCTGTGGTCGGTACGGCACCACCTTGTTGGACACCACCACCGCCACCGAAACAGTGGTGGTGGCGGTCGGTTCCGCCGGTCTGGCGGTCATGGGTGTGGTGCTGCTGGTTGCCGGCCTGTTGCCCTGGCTGCTGTCCTTGCTCTCGGTACCGCTGCAGAAGTTGAGTGCCCATCTCGGTCTGGCCGCCAGTTTCGCGGGTCGGCAGACCCTGCGTTCTGCCTCTCTGGTGGCCATTCTGGTGGCTGCCACCGCCCTGGTCTCGGCGGTGCTGACCGGGCAGGAGCGGATCGGCACCGCCATCGGAGAACGCAGTGCCGGGGAGTCCACCGCGGATGTGGTGGTGACCGGGGTGGGGGAGACGCTTTCCCAGCCGCTGGTGGACCAGCTGCAGGAACTGGAGGGGGTCGCCGCAGTGGCTGCCCCGCCGGCTGTCACCGTCACCGCCAACCAGGGCCGTAGCGATAACGCCTTCGCACTTTCGAAGGAGGACGCTGAAGCGGTGATCCGGCAGCAGTCGACCGGCATCCGGGTGGCCGGCCCCAATGAGCTGATCCTGGGGGAGCACTCCGACCTGCGGTCAGAGCTGGTGGAGGGTTCGGTGACCAGCATTGAGGTTTTCGGCAATCCCTATGAGGTGACGGTGCTCTATGACGATGGTCTACGGACGATGATCGACGCCGACATCGCCTGGGATGCCCAGGAGAAGGTCGCCATTCAACGTGGGGTGCCGGTGGAGCAGGCCCCTGAACTGCCGATGCCGTTGGCGCTGTTGCGCATGGAGGGTGCCGCAGATCAGGCGTCGGACAGTGCCGCTCTGAATGAGTTGCGTGACTTCCTCGCCGGACAGGGCCAGCAGGTCGCCCTCGCTGAGGAGTTCAGTGCGCGTTCCAATGCTGAGGAACTGGCCTTCCGGATGCTCACCATCTCCACCCTGCTGATGCTGGTCTCCCTGATCATCGCGGCGGTCGGTATCGCGAACACGGTGGCACTTTCAGTACGGGACCGGGCCCGGGACCGGGCGATCCTCAATAGCGTGGGTGTCACCCCCCTGGGGCAGCAGGCGGCACTGGGACTGGAGTTGCTGCTGCTCAGTGCTCCCGCGGCGTTGATCGGTTCCCTGGTGGGCAGCGCCTTCGGTTCCTGGATCGCAGCCGCCGTCGTCGACGGGCAACAACGCTTTGTCTGGCAGCCCGCCACGGAACAGCTGCCCCTGATCATCGTGGCCGCGGTAGTGCTGACCATGGTGATCGGTGCCCTGACCCAGGCCACCGCCGGCCGTAGCCGCTCGAACTCGCCCACTGATCTTTAG
- the mtr gene encoding mycothione reductase — MSEIKVDAHYDLIIIGGGSGNSIPGPEHDDMSIAIIEKSKFGGTCMNVGCIPTKMYVHAADTALATRQADRLGIDSQVNGVDWDSIVDRVFTNRIDLIAAGGEEYRRGPETPNITVYDQHASFVGPRTIRTGQGSQEKIISGDQVVIATGSRPFIPQMIINSGVTYHTNETIMRLAKQPKSLIIMGGGFIAMEFAHVFEGLGTEVTVVNRSHKLLRHLDPDLAGPFTEISAQRFNAHLGQTVVGASENENGITITLENGTKLTAEALLVATGRTPNGDQMALENAGVKMAGERIKIDEFGRTSAEGVWALGDVSSPYQLKHVANAETRAVRHNLANPDDLKPMPHELVPSAIFTNPQIATVGMTEEESREAGHDVTVKVQKYGDVAYGWAMEDQTGLVKLIADRASGKLLGAHYMGPQASTLIQQMITIMAFDLDVREVATKQYWIHPALPEVTENALLGLEF; from the coding sequence TCGAAGTTCGGTGGCACCTGCATGAATGTGGGCTGCATCCCGACGAAAATGTACGTCCATGCCGCTGATACCGCTCTGGCGACCCGTCAGGCTGACCGCCTGGGCATCGACTCCCAGGTCAACGGCGTCGACTGGGACAGCATCGTCGACCGTGTCTTCACCAACCGCATCGATCTGATCGCCGCCGGTGGTGAAGAATACCGTCGGGGCCCGGAGACCCCGAACATCACCGTCTATGACCAGCACGCCAGCTTCGTCGGGCCGCGTACCATCCGCACCGGCCAGGGTTCCCAGGAGAAGATCATCTCCGGTGATCAGGTGGTCATCGCCACCGGTTCCCGCCCCTTCATCCCCCAGATGATCATCAACTCCGGGGTCACCTACCACACCAATGAGACCATCATGCGGTTGGCGAAGCAGCCGAAGTCCCTGATCATCATGGGTGGCGGCTTCATCGCGATGGAGTTCGCGCATGTCTTCGAGGGACTGGGTACCGAGGTCACCGTGGTCAACCGTTCCCACAAGCTGCTGCGACACCTGGACCCGGACCTGGCTGGCCCCTTCACCGAGATCTCCGCCCAGCGTTTCAACGCCCACCTGGGGCAGACCGTGGTCGGTGCCTCCGAAAATGAAAATGGCATCACCATCACCCTGGAGAACGGCACCAAGCTGACTGCTGAGGCACTCCTGGTGGCCACCGGCCGCACCCCCAACGGTGACCAGATGGCCCTGGAGAACGCCGGCGTGAAGATGGCCGGCGAGCGCATCAAGATCGATGAGTTCGGTCGTACCAGCGCCGAGGGTGTCTGGGCCCTGGGTGATGTCTCCTCCCCCTACCAGCTCAAGCATGTGGCCAACGCCGAGACCCGCGCGGTGCGCCATAACCTGGCCAACCCGGATGATCTCAAACCGATGCCGCATGAGCTGGTCCCCTCCGCCATCTTCACCAACCCGCAGATCGCGACCGTCGGCATGACCGAGGAAGAGTCTCGCGAGGCCGGCCATGATGTGACCGTCAAGGTCCAGAAATACGGTGATGTGGCCTACGGCTGGGCCATGGAGGATCAGACCGGCCTGGTCAAGCTGATCGCAGACCGTGCCAGTGGCAAACTGCTCGGTGCCCACTACATGGGCCCTCAGGCCTCCACCCTGATCCAGCAGATGATCACCATCATGGCTTTTGACCTGGATGTCCGCGAGGTGGCCACCAAGCAGTACTGGATCCATCCCGCCCTGCCCGAGGTCACCGAGAACGCGCTCCTGGGCCTCGAGTTCTAG
- the rraA gene encoding ribonuclease E activity regulator RraA has translation MTLTFIPTADLVDIIGAEDARSCDTQFRDFGGNTDFCGVISTVSCYQDNGLVKTVLNEPNPGGVLVIDGYASLHTALMGDLIAQAGVDNGWAGVVINGAIRDSAAVGTMSFGCKALGTNPRKSAKDGIGERDAVLNFGGVDFVPGHILYADADGIIITEDPIETPQT, from the coding sequence ATGACACTGACCTTCATCCCCACAGCGGACCTGGTGGACATCATCGGTGCCGAAGACGCCCGTAGTTGTGACACCCAGTTCCGGGACTTCGGCGGCAACACCGACTTCTGCGGTGTGATCAGCACCGTCTCCTGTTACCAGGACAACGGCCTGGTCAAAACGGTTCTCAATGAGCCCAACCCCGGTGGAGTCCTCGTCATCGACGGTTACGCTTCCCTGCACACCGCTCTGATGGGCGACCTGATCGCGCAGGCCGGGGTGGACAACGGCTGGGCCGGGGTCGTCATCAACGGCGCCATCCGGGACTCCGCTGCCGTGGGCACCATGAGTTTCGGCTGCAAGGCGCTGGGCACCAACCCCCGGAAATCCGCCAAGGACGGCATCGGTGAGCGTGATGCGGTACTCAACTTCGGTGGGGTGGATTTCGTGCCCGGCCACATCCTCTACGCCGACGCCGACGGCATCATCATCACCGAAGACCCGATCGAGACACCCCAGACCTAG